One Chionomys nivalis chromosome 4, mChiNiv1.1, whole genome shotgun sequence genomic region harbors:
- the Cd276 gene encoding CD276 antigen isoform X3, with amino-acid sequence MLRGWGCPSVGVCMRTALGVLYFCLTGAVEVQVSEDPVVALVDTDATLRCSFSLEPGFSLAQLNLIWQLTDTKQLVHSFTEGQDRGSAYANRTALFPDLLVQGNASLRLQRVRVTDEGSYTCFVSIRDFDSAAVSLQVAAPYSKPSMTLEPNKDLRPGNMVTITCSSYQGYPEAEVFWKDGQGLPLTDNVTTSQMANERGLFDVHSVLRVVLGANGTYSCLVRNPVLQQDAHGSVTITGQPMTFPPEALWVTVGLSVCLVVLLVALAFVCWRKIKQSCEEENEGAEDQDGDGEDCKTALRPLKHSENKEDDGQEIA; translated from the exons GAGCTGTGGAGGTCCAGGTCTCTGAAGACCCTGTGGTGGCCCTGGTGGACACTGATGCCACCCTCCGCTGCTCCTTTTCCCTGGAGCCTGGCTTCAGTCTGGCACAGCTCAACCTCATCTGGCAGCTGACAGACACCAAACAGCTGGTACACAGCTTCACTGAGGGCCAGGACCGAGGCAGTGCCTATGCCAACCGCACAGCACTCTTCCCTGACTTGTTGGTACAGGGCAACGCATCCTTGCGGCTGCAGCGAGTCCGAGTCACTGATGAAGGCAGCTACACGTGCTTCGTGAGCATTCGGGACTTTGACAGCGCTGCTGTTAGCCTGCAGGTGGCAG CCCCCTACTCGAAGCCCAGCATGACCCTAGAGCCCAACAAGGACCTGCGTCCGGGGAACATGGTGACCATCACGTGCTCCAGCTACCAGGGCTATCCCGAGGCTGAGGTGTTCTGGAAGGATGGACAGGGACTGCCCTTAACTGACAATGTGACCACATCCCAGATGGCCAATGAGCGGGGCTTGTTTGATGTCCACAGCGTGCTGAGGGTGGTGCTGGGTGCTAATGGCACCTATAGCTGTCTGGTACGCAACCCCGTGTTGCAGCAAGATGCTCACGGCTCAGTCACCATCACAG GGCAGCCTATGACATTCCCCCCTGAGGCTCTGTGGGTGACTGTGGGGCTCTCTGTCTGCCTTGTGGTACTGCtggtggccctggcctttgtgtGCTGGAGAAAGATCAAGCAGAGCTGCGAAGAGGAGAATgaag GCGCTGAGGACCAGGACGGAGATGGAGAAGACTGCAAGACAG CTCTGCGGCCTCTGAAACACTCTGAAAACAAAGAAG ATGATGGACAAGAAATAGCCTGA